Genomic DNA from Desulfurivibrio alkaliphilus AHT 2:
AGGCAAAGGCACGATAGGGCGAATTATCACCGCTCTGCTGGGCCAGGCTAACGTCGCCGGACCTACCCTATCGGCTCTTTCTCAACAGTTTGGCATTGCCAGCTTGATCGGAAAAAAGGCCGCTATCATTTCCGATGCCCGCCTGGGATCAAGGGCAGATCAGGCCGCCATTACCGAGCGGTTGCTGGCGATCAGTGGCGAGGACAATATCTCGGTGCCGCGCAAGTTCCTAAATGACTTTACCGGCAAAATGGACGTTCGGTTTGTCATCCTCACAAACGAGCTACCCCGGCTTGCTGATTCATCTGGCGCACTTGCCAATCGGTTCGTCATGCTCACGATGACCCAGTCATTCCTGGGCCGGGAAAGGCCAGGGCTGACCAAGGATCTACTGGCCGAGCTGCCGTCAATCCTCAACTGGGCGCTTGACGGCCTGGAGCGCCTGACCTCTCGCGGGTATTTCGTCCAGCCTGCAAGCAGTCGGGAGGCCATGCAGGAACTGGCCGACCTGAGTAGTCCTATCGGAGCCTTTGTCCGGGACCGCTGCGAAGTCGGGCAGGGCCTGGCCGTCGAGGTGGGCTTGCTCTATGAAGCCTGGAAGCAATGGTGCAATGACCACGGCCGGGAGCATCCGGGCACCTCACAGAGCTTTGGGCGGGATATACGGGCCGCTGTACCGGGAATATCCACCAAGCAAAAGCGGGCCGGTGGCGATATAATTCGCGTTTACGAGGGTTTAACCCTGTCACGCAGTGTAACGCGTGTCTAAGCACTGTAGGTGCTTCAACAGGTAAAAATTATATAAGTAGTAAACACAATGCACTGTATCGCGTGACATCGCGTGACACCCTGGGACTTTACATCCTGGATGGTTTCGAGGGAATGGTTAATGGCAAATCTGCCCGTTTTTCGGCCCTCTACCCTGGCCCAAGCAAAATAAGTGATAAAAAACATGACATCAGGGATATTTAGTCCCTTATGTGTTGCAACTTTATCACGCTAAAAAAGGAACTTATACGCCGCTTTCTTACTCCGTGCATCATGTGGTTGATCAAAGCAGGGCTACATGGTATATATAGCAGGTATAAACGAGATAGGCAGCAGTTACAGCCAACCATACGAAACGAGGTGACAAATGGCCGTCAAGACCCCACCTAGCAGATATTCAGCCGACTGGCTTGATAAGTTGGATGGACGCTCCAGGGTATACCAAGTACTCAAGCAGCGCCACGACAATATCTTGTCCGACCTGGGCGGCCCTGAAGGCATGAGCTATGCTCAACGGGCTTTGGCTTCGCGGGCTGTCTGGCTGGAATACTGGATAGAGCAGCAAGAGCGCAACCTTGCCAACGGCGGAGACTTCGACAGCGGGCGATATACGCAGGCTTGCAACTCGTTGATGGGCTTGCTCGCCAAGCTGGGATTGAAGCGCCAAGCCAAGGACATAACCCTTGCTGATTACATTAAACAGCGGGAGGCCAGCGCGTGAACATCATTCAGGCGGCCCAAGACCCGGCGCTTTTTGCCCGGTGGTTTAAGCAAGGTGACTGGTCGGCCTGGTTTGCCTTTTTATCAGCCGTTTTTGGCCTGGAGATGAACCAGGAGCAGCGGCGGATATTTGAAACCTGCACAGGTCGCCAGAAAGCGCCAGAAAGCCCTGTCAAGGAAGCCTGGCTAGTGGTGGGCCGTAGGGGCGGCAAGAGCTTCACAACGGCCCTGATAGCCGTTTACCTGGCCGCATTTCACGATTACCGCCAGTTTCTCCAACCCGGCGAGCGGGGAACGGTCTTGATTCTCGCGGCAGACCGGAAGCAGGCAAGGACAATATTCCGCTACGCCCGCGCCATGGTGCTGGAAATCCCAATGCTGGCCGGGTTACTGGAGCGCGAAACAGCGGACGGCCTGGAGCTTAAAAACAGCGTGTCCATTGAGATTGCCACCGCCAGCTACCGGGCCACCCGTGGTTATACAGTGGTGGCCGCCCTGCTGGATGAGATAGCGTTCTGGTTTACAGACGGCGCGAACCCTGACCACGAAATCGTCAACGCCATTCAACCCGGCATGGCGACCATTCCCAACGCCATGATGCTGGTGCTGTCCTCGCCCTATGCCAAGCAGGGCGAGTTATACCGCGCCTACCGCGAGAGTTTCGGGGCAGATGACCCGGAAGTTTTGGTTTGGCAGGCAGACACTAAGACCATGAACCCCAGCGTACCCGACCGCATTATTCAGCGGGCATATGACAGAGACCCGGCAGCGGCGGCGGCAGAGTATGGCGGGCAATTCCGGGATGACTTAGAGCAATTTGTTTCCCGCGAGGTGGTGGACAGCTGCACCCGTGAGGAACCTACCGAACTGCCGCCGATCTCCAGTAATCGGTATTACGGTTTTACGGACCCTTCCGGCGGGAGTGCTGACTCAATGACGCTTGCCATTTCCCACCGTGAGGGCGACCGGGTAGTAATTGACGCGGTACGCGAGGCAAAGCCACCGTTCAACCCCTCGGACGTGGTGAAAGAGTTTGCCGCCTGCCTGAAGGCTTACGGTTTGCGCCGTGTTACTGGTGACCGCTACGGCGGCGAATGGCCCCGCGAGCGTTTCCGGGATGCAGGGATTGAATACGACCTTGCCGACCGTGCCCGCACAGAACTTTATCGCGACATGCTGCCCATGATGAACGCGGCAAATATCGAGATTCCGCCCGTTGTGAAATTAACGGGCCAATTAACAAACCTGCAACGGCGCAAGGGCCGGAGCGGCAAGGACATTATCGACCACCCGCCAGGCGGTCATGACGACCTGGCTAACGCGCTAGCGGGTGCGGCAGTAATGGCAGACGGGGCCGACACATCAAGGCGGCTCCATAACTTAGTAACTTGGTAACCAAGAGGTACAAAATGAAACTTTCAAGAGACAAAACACTTTGGGTAACGGGCCGTGTTGCCGCCAGTTATCCGCAACTGGACCCAGCTACCGTCAACAGCCTGGTTTCTGACACCCTTCACGCTGGCTTGATTTTCGACACCACCCCGGCCAGCCAGAGGGATGACGGCCTGCGGACCGATTCAGCACATGGCCGCCTAGACACAGCCCGGCGAGAAGCCGAAAAGGCAGTAACCGGGGCTTACAAACAGCCCAGCAAGGGATTAACCCGCGAGACTGCCAAGAGCGACGGCAAGGAGGTCAGCAGCTCATCCGAAGCGGCCCGCCAGCGGATGCTGGACGCCACCACCAACGCATGGCAACGATAGGTGACAACATGAAGAACGTGCAAGAGCTGGAAAACAAAATCGAGGCAGCCAACCAAGAACAGGCGACGGCTCAAGAGGCCCTGGACGCTGCCAAGGCGACCTATCAGCAGGCCGTCAAGAGCGGCGACCTGAAGCAGGCAAAAGAGGCGGCCAAGGAGCAGGAAGAACGCCAGCGCGAGCTGGACCTACTGAGCGACCGCCTGGAGGCCCTGGAACAAAGTCGCGTGGAAGCCGAGCAACGCGACCATGGCCCGGCGTATGAGCAAGCCAAAAAGCAGGCACAGGAAGCGTTACAGGTCCAGGTAGCAACCCACCAAGAGTTTGCCGCGCTGGTCGATAAGTTGGGCGAGATGCGGCAACGCCTGGACAAGGTACACCGCGCCACGTTTTCCACAGTGCTTACTGCCTACCGCGCCGCCGATGCCGCACATCATACGCGCCCCCGCTACCGGCCAAGCCAGTTAGCGAGCACGGGTGGACCGCAAAAGCTGCTGTCATTGGCCCGCGAGCTGGCGAACGTATCGAACGACAACGCGCGGCAAATGTTCGCGCTGGAGCAACGCCACAAAGAGTAACCTAATTAAGTGGGCCGCCGGGTTTCCAGGTTTCCGGCACCTGCGGGGAGGTCACGTCGCAAGGCGTGGCCTTTCTTTTTGTTGTGCCAATCTCCCAAACAGTGGGACCAGGCGCAAAGGTTTACCAACGTTAACCCCCTTTCCTGCGATGAGGTGGCGGAACACCACCCCCATAAGGTGAAGCGCCGCCCCCTTTATGCCCTAGAGGACAAAAACCCATCTATGGGTAACGAAACACCCCCACCGCCCCCCTTTTCGCCCAAAAGGGCGTAAACTCATCATGAGGTCGTGATCTGCGACCCCACCACCCGTTATAGGGTAACGTTACCGGAAACGATATTTTAATGGTGCCCGGAGCCGGAGTCGAACCGGCACGGCCTAACGGCCGCGAGATTTTAAGTCTCGTGTGTCTACCAATTCCACCATCCGGGCATTTTGATCAAAAAAATACCTTCACCCTAGGGACTAAACTGCCACGCTGTTCTGATGCACCGCTGATGCACAGGGTATTTTATCTGCCATAACTAATTGTTTTTCCGTGCCACACCTGCCTGAAAAGCAGGATTTTAAGTCCCTTGCGTCTACCAGTTCCGCCATCCGGGCAAGATACAAGATAAATGTTTGGCAGGATAACCGGCAGGTTGCCCGGCCGGATTTGCGGGATGTACCACAGGGCCTGGAAAAAAGCAAGATTAGGGGAGGTGCGGCCGGCTACAGTGAGCCTCACTTTTCGGCAAACGACTGCACCTGATAGGTTTCCACCTTTAGCTGGCCGCTCTGCCAGGCTGTCGCCGGCAAGCCGGCTTTGAGACAGAGCTGGGCAAGAAAATTTTCCGGTTGGGGCAACTGCTTCCATACCTGGGGCAAAAAGGTGGCGGACAAGCCGCCCTGCTCAATCAATACGCCATCCCGGTCGGGACGCAGCCTCGCCACCAGTTCCTCGGAACCCTGGTAGCTTAAAGGCTTCAACGGGGTCAGCACACTGATCTCTATTTGCACCGCTGCTAATTCCTCGACACTCAAGCCGGGGAAACGGGGATCGCCAAAAGCGGCTTTCAGCGCGTTATCCCGCACCCCTTCCACGATGCTGCCCACCGGTTGCAGGCTGCCGATGCACCCCCTTAGCTGCCCGTTGCTTTTCAAGGTCACAAAGACCCCCCGCCGCTCCTGCAGGCGAGGGGAAGCCAAGGTTTGGCTGATCTCACCAGGGGGATCGGCGACGGCCTGCCAAAGTCGTTGAGCAATGGTCTGCCGGGCCAGCCACAACAGGGCCTGACCATCTTCCAAAGTAAGTTTGTCTACCGCCGTAGACGTACCGGGCTCCATGACAAGTCCTCCCCTGCCGCTTAAAGGTGAACCTTCACAACAAAAAGCCCCCGGTGCCGAAGACACCGAGGGCTTTTGCGCTGGTCAGATCCCCGGCTGGTTAACAGCCGCAGGAACCACCGGCAGTGCTGCAGGAACTGCCGCATCCGCCGCCACCCAAGGGGTTGGCTGGGGTGATGGAGAAACCGGAGCGCGCCCCGGCATCGATGAAGTCGATCTTCACCGCACCGCACTGCTGGCTCAGGCCATTGTCGATCAGGTACTTTACACCATCCTGGGTATGGGTGGTGTCGTTTTCTTTTGGCTCATCCAGAGCCAATCCCAGTGAGGGACCGGCTCACCCGCCCTGCATTAGGGCCACGCGTACTGGAGAATCAATACTGTTGTCCTCCAGGTAGGCCTTCAGTTTTTTGCTTGCCAATTCAGTTATTTCCAGCATAAGATGCCTCCTGTAAGAAACCTTTCTTTAAGGTTATTAATAAGGTTGATTAGCTTAACTTCAACCACTTCCAACTTTAGAGAAAACTTAAGCTATTCTCGCCGATAAGTCAAGGGGCTGGATAAACAATTGTCGAAAAAGAGATTGCCCCTTTTTACCACTCCGGGGTATTGACCTTATCAGCAAACCTTACTATAAACCGGCATGTCAGTTTACCCCGCCCAGTGCCGGCGGCCATTCGGGAGATTTCCACCATGAAAAAAATTGTTATTTCCACCGGCGGCGGTGACGCCCCGGGGCTCAACGCGGTGATTTACGCGGTAACCAAGTCGGCATATCAGCGGGGATGGGAGATATACGGCAGTAAGAGCGGCTACCGGGGCCTGCTGGACCCCGATGAACTAATTCGCCTTACCCCTGAAAAGGTGGAAGATATCATGCCACTGGGGGGAACCATCCTGGGCTCCACCAACAAGGGCAACCCCTTTGCCATGCCGGTGGAAAATTTGGCCGGCGAGATCCAGACCCTGGACCTGTCCGACCGGATTATGCGCAACTTCCGGCGGTTGGGTTTTTTCTGCCATATCGCGGTGGGCGGCGACGGCAGTCTGGAAATCGCCCACCGCTTTGCCCAAGAAAAAGGGATGCCGGTGATCGGGGTGCCCAAGACCATCGACAACGACCTGGAGGCAACCCAACGCACCTTCGGCTTTGATACCGCCGTCTCCACCGCCACCGAGGCCTTGGACAAACTCCATTCCACCGCCAAATCCCACGACCGGGTGATGGTGGTGGAGGTGATGGGCCGGGATTCCGGCTGGATTGCCTTGAACGCCGGCATTTCCGGCGGGGCCGACGTTATCCTGATCCCTGAAATCCCCTTTGACATCGAGCTGGTCTGCCAAAAAATCAACGATAACGAACTACGGGACAAACATTACGCCATTGTGGTGGTGGCCGAAGGGGCCAAGGCTCGGGGGATGAAAAAAGCGGTGTGCAAAAAAAACTGTGAGTTGGGCCGGGACGGGGAACTGCTGGGAGGAATAGGGGAATGGGTGGCGGAACATATCCGCAAGCTCACCGGTAAAGACACCCGCTCGCTGACCCTGGGGCACCTGCAGCGGGGGGGCTCTCCCACCACCTTCGATCGCCTGCTGGCCCTGCGTTTCGGCGGGGCGGCGGTGCGCATGGCCGAACTTGAACTTTTTGACCACATGGTGGCCCTGAAAACCCCGGACATGGCGGCAGTACCCCTGGCCGAAGCGGTAAAGGGCCGCAAAAAGGTGGAAGTCAACAGCGACAAACTGCTCACCGCCCGGGAAATCGGCATCTGTTTCGGGGATAACAACTGAGTAATGTCCCAACCTACCGATCTACATTTTAAAGCCTGGCCCTGGCTGCTGGCTTTCATTGCCCTGCAGGCAACCGGGCTCGCGGTGCTGTTCAAATTCACCCATCTGTCACTGACCGACCCCGACCTGCAAAGCCTTTACGGTTGGCTGGCAGTCGCCGCCGTGGTCACCAACCTGATTTTTTGGCTGATCCTGCGCCAGACCAGCATCCTGCGCCGAACCCAATTGGAGTTGCAGAACAGCAAAACCCGGTTGGAGGAATCCCAGCGGATTGCCAAAATCGGCCATTGGGAATGGGATATCGAAAAAGAGCATCTGTTCTGGTCGCCGGAGTTGTACCGGATTTTCGAGCGCCGGCCCGAACAGTTTCAGGCCAGCTACCAGGCCTTCCTGGCCACTATCCATCCCGATGACCGGGAACTGGTCCAGAAGGAGGTCAATAAATCGCTGGAACGCCATCTCCCCTACAGCGTTGATCACCGCATCATGCTGCCCGGCGGAGCGGAAAAGTTCCTGCGTGAAACCGGCGAACTGCTTTTTGACCAGAAGGGCAAGCCGTACAAGATGCTGGGCACGGCCCAAGATATCACCGCGGAGAAAACGGCGGAGCAAGAACTGCACCATCGCATGCAGATGCTGACCTTAACCGCGGAGGTCGGCATGATGCTGACCCGCAACACCCCCCTGGAAACCATCCTCCAGGAATGCTGCAAGGCCATGGTCAGACACCTGGACGCCGCCCTGGCCCGCATCTGGTTGATCCCAGAAATGGACTCCAGCCTGATCCTGACCGCCAGTGCTGGCCTGCACACCCGACTTGACGGAGAGTTTTCCCGGATACCCATCGACCCCCGCACCAAAATCGGCGATATCGCCCTGCACCGCCGGGCCAAAGTTTCCAACCAACTGCTCAATGACCCCCAAATCAGAAACCCCCGCTGGGTTGAACAGCACAAGTTACGGGCGATGGCCGGCCACCCGTTGGTCATCGACGGCAAAGTGGTCGGGGTTATGGCCTTTTTCACCCGCCACCACCTGCCCCAGTCCATTATCGAGCCCCTGGCCACGGTGGCCGACATCGTCGCCCTGGGCCTGGAGCGCAAACAGACGGAAGAGCGGCTGCGGGTGCGAGCCAGGATCATCGAGGAACTCCACGATGCCATCATCACCACCACCCCCGACGGCCTGATCAGCAACTGGAACCGTGGGGCCGAGCGCCTGTTCGGCTACACGGCCGCCGAGGCCCGGCAGCAGCCGTTGCACTTTTTTCTGCCCCCGCATGAACTGGATTTTTTCCAGTCGGAAATCCTGCCCCGGGTAGAGGAAAAGGGCAACCACCAGTTTGAAATTGAAATCCAGACCCAAAACGGCCTCCATCGCCATGCCGACTTTTCCCTTTCACGGCTCAACCGCGACAGTTTTATCGGCGGCGGCCTGATCTGTTACGCCCGGGATATCACCGAGCGCAAGCAAAGCGAAGAAAAAATCAGGCTCTCCCGCCAGCTCCTGGATGAGACCAGCGAGGCGGTGGTGATTACCGACGCCGACGCAAAGATCATCGAGGTCAACCGGGCCTTTGAAAAGGTCACCGGCTACTGGGTTATAGTCAAATCTGGTGTATGGGATAACTGAGGAAAATGGCGTATCATCCAGGTTGATTGATCACCACGACGATCACAGCCAACACAGGAGGATACGCCATGACCAAGTCTACCCCAACCGCTCTTTCACAACAAGGAAACAATGTCGCCGACCCGCTTACCGACCTTTTGCGCGATGGTGCCAGGATGCTGATTGCCCAGGCCGTAGAAGCTGAATTACAGGCCTTCATGGCCCAATACTCCAGCCGCTTGGAAGATGGCCGCAGGACAGTGGTCCGAAACGGCTATCTTCCCGGTCGCACGATCCAGACCGGAATCGGCGATGTCGAGGTCAAAGTTCCCAAGGTGCGAGATCGTAGCGGCCAAGGCCTCAAGTTCAACAGCAGTTTGTTGCCGCCTTATCTGAAGCGGGCGCGCAGTGTCGATGAGTTGCTGCCCTGGCTTTACCTGCGAGGAATTTCCACCGGCGATTACCAGGAGGCCCTGGCCGCACTCCTCGGGGAACAGGCCAAGGGGTTGTCGGCCAACACCATCTCCCGCTTGAAAGCCAAATGGCTGGCCGAGCACACCAAATGGCGGCAACGTGACCTGAACGGAAAACGCTACGTTTACTGGTGGGTGGATGGCATCTACAGCAACGTCCGCATGGATGACAAGCTTTGCCTGCTGGTGATCATTGGAGTTACCGACCAGGGGCACAAGGAACTGATAGCGGTGGAGGATGGCTACCGGGAGTCAAGCGACAGCTGGTATGAACTTCTCGCCGGGCTGCGGGCTCGGGGCCTGACCACAGGCCCCGAGTTGGCGGTTGGCGATGGTTCCTTGGGGTTCTGGAACGCCTTGGGCAGGGTCTATCCGAAGACCCGCCACCAACGCTGCTGGGTTCACAAAACGGCCAACGTGCTGAACAAGATGCCCAAAAAGCTTCAGCTCAAGGCCAAGGCTGATTTGCATGATATCTGGATGGCTGAGACCAAGGAAGATGCCAGCCAGGC
This window encodes:
- the amrA gene encoding AmmeMemoRadiSam system protein A, which produces MEPGTSTAVDKLTLEDGQALLWLARQTIAQRLWQAVADPPGEISQTLASPRLQERRGVFVTLKSNGQLRGCIGSLQPVGSIVEGVRDNALKAAFGDPRFPGLSVEELAAVQIEISVLTPLKPLSYQGSEELVARLRPDRDGVLIEQGGLSATFLPQVWKQLPQPENFLAQLCLKAGLPATAWQSGQLKVETYQVQSFAEK
- a CDS encoding IscA/HesB family protein translates to MLEITELASKKLKAYLEDNSIDSPVRVALMQGGUAGPSLGLALDEPKENDTTHTQDGVKYLIDNGLSQQCGAVKIDFIDAGARSGFSITPANPLGGGGCGSSCSTAGGSCGC
- a CDS encoding 6-phosphofructokinase, translated to MKKIVISTGGGDAPGLNAVIYAVTKSAYQRGWEIYGSKSGYRGLLDPDELIRLTPEKVEDIMPLGGTILGSTNKGNPFAMPVENLAGEIQTLDLSDRIMRNFRRLGFFCHIAVGGDGSLEIAHRFAQEKGMPVIGVPKTIDNDLEATQRTFGFDTAVSTATEALDKLHSTAKSHDRVMVVEVMGRDSGWIALNAGISGGADVILIPEIPFDIELVCQKINDNELRDKHYAIVVVAEGAKARGMKKAVCKKNCELGRDGELLGGIGEWVAEHIRKLTGKDTRSLTLGHLQRGGSPTTFDRLLALRFGGAAVRMAELELFDHMVALKTPDMAAVPLAEAVKGRKKVEVNSDKLLTAREIGICFGDNN
- a CDS encoding PAS domain S-box protein; amino-acid sequence: MSQPTDLHFKAWPWLLAFIALQATGLAVLFKFTHLSLTDPDLQSLYGWLAVAAVVTNLIFWLILRQTSILRRTQLELQNSKTRLEESQRIAKIGHWEWDIEKEHLFWSPELYRIFERRPEQFQASYQAFLATIHPDDRELVQKEVNKSLERHLPYSVDHRIMLPGGAEKFLRETGELLFDQKGKPYKMLGTAQDITAEKTAEQELHHRMQMLTLTAEVGMMLTRNTPLETILQECCKAMVRHLDAALARIWLIPEMDSSLILTASAGLHTRLDGEFSRIPIDPRTKIGDIALHRRAKVSNQLLNDPQIRNPRWVEQHKLRAMAGHPLVIDGKVVGVMAFFTRHHLPQSIIEPLATVADIVALGLERKQTEERLRVRARIIEELHDAIITTTPDGLISNWNRGAERLFGYTAAEARQQPLHFFLPPHELDFFQSEILPRVEEKGNHQFEIEIQTQNGLHRHADFSLSRLNRDSFIGGGLICYARDITERKQSEEKIRLSRQLLDETSEAVVITDADAKIIEVNRAFEKVTGYWVIVKSGVWDN
- a CDS encoding IS256 family transposase, encoding MTKSTPTALSQQGNNVADPLTDLLRDGARMLIAQAVEAELQAFMAQYSSRLEDGRRTVVRNGYLPGRTIQTGIGDVEVKVPKVRDRSGQGLKFNSSLLPPYLKRARSVDELLPWLYLRGISTGDYQEALAALLGEQAKGLSANTISRLKAKWLAEHTKWRQRDLNGKRYVYWWVDGIYSNVRMDDKLCLLVIIGVTDQGHKELIAVEDGYRESSDSWYELLAGLRARGLTTGPELAVGDGSLGFWNALGRVYPKTRHQRCWVHKTANVLNKMPKKLQLKAKADLHDIWMAETKEDASQAFDRMLARFEDKYPKAMECLAKDRDELLAFYDFPAEHWVHIRTTNPIESAFATVRLRSKRSRNCGSRDTTLTMVFKLLQSAEKRWKKIKGFRRLAEVVTGIQFKNGIKVSDQPMRMAA